From one Pedobacter faecalis genomic stretch:
- a CDS encoding TlpA family protein disulfide reductase — translation MVITKIMFVVVIALPFCLHAQTDAGKLTPEQQASKLKRNYEVIDSVQARISAEKDVRKKDVLFCDFFNSAAGQEKFFAVYRDGILKDLAVGYAANNDTTASDARIGMIRNDRTREEAVRLSAAAYATAGNVERGLRMLRPKLDAFFLPDGTLKTENFFNYDYAVKVLVSILPEGSEVEVIHYLRPYYQFSGGFFPSDVWERLAKPDLEPRKQLFYRYAEALRKESPKEIAAVVAKAFEIGAVPKPMRPAVIKDFSDVSGFERQFDAVSAAGRAGFNRNVSALLSKPDMNGKVWGAQGLKEKYMLIDFWGSWCLPCRFGHPHLKELYAKYKDRGFEIVGIAKEAPAAPEVIQQKWRKAVAEDKIEWIHLLNNENESTFDAVKAFGIGSFPTKILLDKNGNEIGRYGGKPDELDAKLKEIFGF, via the coding sequence ATGGTGATTACAAAGATTATGTTCGTCGTGGTGATTGCGCTGCCATTTTGCTTACACGCGCAAACTGACGCAGGTAAATTGACACCGGAGCAGCAGGCTTCTAAGTTAAAGCGTAATTACGAGGTCATAGATAGCGTGCAGGCGCGGATAAGTGCGGAAAAAGACGTCAGGAAAAAAGATGTGCTTTTTTGTGACTTTTTTAATAGTGCAGCGGGACAGGAGAAATTCTTTGCGGTGTACCGTGACGGGATACTTAAAGATCTGGCTGTGGGGTATGCGGCAAATAATGATACGACTGCCTCAGATGCACGCATCGGAATGATCCGCAACGATCGGACAAGGGAAGAGGCGGTGAGGCTTTCGGCTGCTGCTTATGCGACAGCAGGTAATGTTGAGCGCGGGTTGCGAATGCTGCGGCCAAAGCTGGATGCTTTCTTTTTACCGGATGGGACTTTGAAGACGGAGAATTTTTTTAATTATGACTACGCGGTGAAAGTTCTTGTAAGCATTCTGCCTGAGGGCTCAGAAGTAGAAGTGATCCACTATCTGAGGCCTTATTATCAGTTTAGCGGCGGCTTCTTCCCTTCTGATGTGTGGGAAAGACTTGCAAAGCCTGATTTAGAGCCTCGCAAGCAATTGTTTTATCGATATGCGGAAGCTCTGCGTAAGGAGTCGCCCAAGGAAATTGCTGCTGTAGTGGCGAAGGCTTTTGAGATTGGGGCGGTGCCAAAGCCCATGCGCCCTGCGGTGATAAAGGATTTTTCTGATGTGTCTGGTTTTGAACGGCAATTTGACGCAGTAAGTGCTGCGGGTAGAGCTGGTTTCAATAGAAATGTGAGTGCGCTGCTTTCGAAGCCAGATATGAATGGTAAAGTATGGGGCGCACAAGGCTTGAAAGAAAAATATATGTTAATCGATTTTTGGGGCAGTTGGTGTTTGCCTTGCCGTTTTGGCCATCCTCACCTAAAGGAACTGTACGCTAAATACAAAGACAGGGGTTTTGAAATTGTTGGCATCGCGAAGGAAGCTCCTGCGGCACCTGAGGTGATTCAGCAGAAGTGGCGCAAAGCTGTTGCTGAAGACAAGATTGAGTGGATTCATTTGTTGAACAATGAGAACGAAAGCACGTTTGATGCGGTTAAGGCTTTCGGCATAGGGTCGTTTCCGACTAAGATACTGCTCGATAAGAACGGAAATGAGATAGGGCGGTATGGAGGCAAGCCCGATGAGCTCGACGCTAAATTGAAAGAAATATTTGGTTTCTGA
- the cobA gene encoding uroporphyrinogen-III C-methyltransferase has product MKKIEDFGLFIVGGGPGDPDLLTIKAFKVLQRAEVILYDNLINKKLLEIANPLCKIVYVGKKPYEKCTSQEEIHELIKHYTQNHSVVVRLKGGDPFIFGRGFEELLFAEANGIPAHYIPGISTMQATGFSGIPLTHRGVSESIWAITGTKKDGSLSKDLTCAIHSRATVVIYMGMKKLAEIAQTYIAADAGNTPAAIIQHATLPQQKKVTCEVKDIESAAQSAGLHYPAIIVIGNVCAI; this is encoded by the coding sequence ATGAAAAAAATAGAGGATTTTGGATTATTTATAGTAGGAGGAGGTCCTGGAGACCCGGATTTGTTGACAATTAAAGCATTTAAGGTGCTCCAGCGTGCAGAAGTCATACTTTACGACAACCTAATCAATAAAAAACTACTGGAAATCGCAAATCCGCTATGCAAAATTGTATATGTAGGCAAAAAACCTTACGAAAAATGCACATCTCAGGAAGAAATCCACGAGTTAATTAAACATTATACCCAAAACCACAGTGTAGTCGTGCGATTAAAGGGCGGCGATCCGTTTATTTTCGGTCGCGGGTTCGAAGAATTGCTTTTCGCAGAAGCTAACGGCATCCCGGCACACTATATACCGGGCATTAGTACCATGCAGGCCACAGGCTTCAGCGGCATTCCGCTAACGCATCGCGGTGTAAGCGAGAGTATCTGGGCCATTACCGGAACCAAGAAAGACGGAAGCTTGTCGAAAGACCTCACCTGCGCCATTCACAGTCGCGCCACGGTCGTTATCTATATGGGCATGAAAAAACTGGCGGAAATCGCGCAAACGTATATCGCCGCCGATGCGGGCAACACACCAGCGGCGATCATACAACATGCCACCCTGCCACAGCAGAAAAAAGTGACCTGCGAAGTAAAAGACATTGAGTCGGCAGCCCAAAGCGCCGGCTTGCACTATCCCGCCATCATCGTTATCGGAAACGTCTGCGCCATCTGA
- a CDS encoding RagB/SusD family nutrient uptake outer membrane protein codes for MKKINFIYPFILLLGASGCEKAVEVDIPMGKFTNNAVYNTDDLAQAGVRGVYASMVAIFSNTPFQGGLSGNLGLLSDELVRGSYSDDQRVLLENNLSPTLGIVSGLWATYYNYVLQANMVYENAEASTGLSPLVRQSIMGEARLLRALAFFYLTNIYGDVPLTLTSDYTKNALLRVSSPEEVLKQVEADLLYAQQNLVGNSTAPGFRYRPTKWSATALLARVYLYQRNWAAAEEAATTVISQNGIFTLEALDNVFLATSKEAVWALNNAGSNIYTTEAGTVQGQATSNAQFHLSPYMLSKFEATDQRRVKWTKTFGAPATVAPYKFKTYSNTQTGAKAESVMFIRLAELYLIRAEARSMRDNLPGAIADVDAVRVRAGAVANNDGANASNPFKTIGFSNPTIDKEALVELIYDERLRELFAEFGHRWFDAKRSAAGIVAFFGERKPGISATDAYFPVPERERQFNPNIDQRDGY; via the coding sequence ATGAAAAAAATAAACTTTATATATCCGTTTATCCTGTTGCTCGGCGCAAGTGGTTGTGAAAAGGCAGTGGAAGTAGATATACCGATGGGAAAATTTACCAACAACGCAGTTTACAATACGGATGACCTCGCTCAGGCGGGGGTGCGCGGCGTCTACGCCAGCATGGTGGCAATCTTTAGCAATACACCCTTCCAGGGAGGGCTAAGCGGTAACCTGGGTCTGCTTTCCGACGAGTTGGTGCGGGGAAGTTATAGTGACGATCAGCGGGTACTGCTAGAAAATAACCTTTCTCCAACACTTGGTATTGTTTCTGGCTTGTGGGCTACGTATTACAATTATGTACTTCAGGCAAACATGGTTTATGAAAACGCGGAGGCTTCGACCGGCTTGAGTCCGCTTGTCCGGCAGAGTATTATGGGAGAAGCGAGACTGTTAAGGGCCTTGGCATTTTTCTATCTGACCAATATTTACGGCGATGTGCCGCTTACACTAACCTCTGATTATACAAAAAATGCCTTGCTACGCGTGTCTTCTCCGGAAGAAGTTCTCAAGCAGGTTGAGGCCGACCTTCTTTATGCACAGCAAAATCTTGTGGGAAACAGTACTGCTCCAGGATTTCGGTATCGACCGACGAAGTGGTCTGCCACTGCGCTGCTTGCCCGGGTCTATTTGTATCAGCGAAACTGGGCTGCGGCAGAAGAAGCTGCGACCACCGTAATTTCACAAAATGGTATTTTTACTCTGGAGGCTCTCGACAACGTATTTTTAGCTACTTCTAAAGAGGCGGTTTGGGCGTTGAATAATGCAGGTTCGAACATTTACACCACAGAAGCTGGTACGGTGCAGGGGCAGGCAACTTCGAACGCTCAGTTCCATTTGTCGCCTTATATGTTATCGAAATTTGAGGCGACCGATCAGCGCCGGGTGAAATGGACAAAGACCTTTGGCGCACCCGCAACTGTGGCTCCGTATAAGTTCAAAACGTACTCCAATACGCAGACTGGTGCGAAGGCGGAATCAGTGATGTTTATTCGCCTTGCAGAGCTTTATTTGATCCGGGCCGAGGCACGTTCTATGAGAGATAATTTGCCAGGTGCTATTGCGGATGTAGACGCTGTTAGGGTTAGGGCAGGCGCTGTAGCTAATAATGATGGTGCCAACGCATCGAATCCTTTTAAAACGATCGGCTTTTCAAACCCGACCATTGATAAAGAGGCCCTGGTTGAACTGATTTATGACGAGCGGCTGCGTGAGCTTTTTGCCGAGTTTGGGCACCGCTGGTTTGACGCCAAGCGTTCAGCCGCCGGTATTGTTGCGTTTTTTGGAGAGCGCAAACCGGGTATATCCGCAACTGACGCATATTTCCCTGTTCCGGAACGTGAGAGACAATTCAATCCTAATATTGATCAAAGAGATGGTTATTAA